The following coding sequences lie in one Xanthomonas hyacinthi genomic window:
- the nuoG gene encoding NADH-quinone oxidoreductase subunit NuoG, with product MSAQPNNPGATPAVVPEGHVTVEIDGQSLVVPKGSMIIQAADKAGIPIPRFCYHEKLPIAANCRMCLVDVEKSPKPSPACATPVMDGMKVATRSEKALKYQRSVMEFLLINHPLDCPICDQGGECELQDVSLGYGRSVSRFNERKRVVADEDIGPLVATEMTRCIQCTRCVRFTADIAGTYELGGMYRGENLQIGTYDGKPLTTELSGNVIDVCPVGALTNKVFQFRARPWELTARESLGYHDAMGSNLFLHVRRGEVLRTVPRDNEAVNECWLSDRDRYSHQGLYAADRATRPLRKIDGQWQEVSWADGLAAAAQILGDNRGDALGVLAHPATSNEEGALLARLADGLGSGNLDHRIGNRDFSDAAVAEPFAVPLAQIEQADVIVLLGSNLRHELPLLHARIRKARMQRQARVYSINPVDFDFAFDQAGKQIVAPSGFAAALADAALREAVQGAAGRAVLIVGALVETHPQAAALRAAARDFAAATGAALCRVPQGANAVGLARLGVLPRARDVAGMFAEPRSAYLLYGIEPGLDFADAGAARAALGAAKVVAFSQFACASTRDVADVILPIGALPEIDATLTNLDGVEQLARAAGKLPDQAREGWRVLRALGGELQLAGFDFTDLAGLRAGVQPRSVSLHGSAQRAAAGEGIEVAATPAIYRTDAVVRRAPALQAHPLNDAPAIRLHPAHAAQLGVAAGQVVKVGNAVGNATLPVVLDPRVAAGVAWIESGHGATAPIGAGRVTVVAA from the coding sequence TTCTGCTACCACGAAAAGCTGCCGATCGCGGCCAACTGCCGCATGTGCCTGGTCGACGTGGAGAAGTCGCCAAAGCCGTCGCCTGCGTGCGCGACGCCGGTGATGGACGGCATGAAGGTCGCCACGCGCAGCGAGAAGGCGCTGAAGTACCAGCGCAGCGTGATGGAATTCCTGCTGATCAACCACCCGCTGGATTGCCCGATCTGCGATCAGGGCGGCGAGTGCGAGCTGCAGGACGTGTCGCTGGGCTACGGCCGTTCGGTCAGCCGCTTCAACGAGCGCAAGCGCGTGGTGGCGGACGAGGACATCGGTCCGCTGGTCGCCACCGAGATGACCCGCTGCATCCAGTGCACGCGCTGCGTGCGCTTCACCGCGGACATCGCCGGCACCTATGAGCTGGGCGGCATGTACCGCGGCGAGAACCTGCAGATCGGCACCTACGACGGCAAGCCGCTGACCACCGAGCTGTCGGGCAACGTCATCGACGTGTGCCCGGTCGGCGCGCTGACCAACAAGGTGTTCCAGTTCCGCGCGCGTCCGTGGGAGCTGACCGCGCGCGAATCGCTCGGCTACCACGACGCGATGGGCTCGAACCTGTTCCTGCACGTGCGCCGCGGCGAAGTGCTGCGCACCGTGCCGCGCGACAACGAGGCGGTCAACGAGTGCTGGCTGTCCGACCGCGACCGCTATTCGCACCAGGGCCTGTACGCCGCCGACCGCGCCACGCGGCCGCTGCGCAAGATCGATGGCCAGTGGCAGGAAGTGTCCTGGGCCGATGGCCTGGCCGCCGCCGCGCAGATCCTCGGCGACAACCGCGGCGATGCGCTGGGCGTGCTCGCGCACCCGGCCACCTCCAACGAGGAAGGCGCCTTGCTGGCGCGCCTGGCCGATGGCCTGGGCAGCGGCAACCTGGACCACCGCATCGGCAATCGCGATTTCTCCGATGCCGCCGTGGCCGAGCCGTTCGCGGTGCCGCTGGCGCAGATCGAACAGGCCGACGTGATCGTGCTGCTGGGCAGCAACCTGCGCCACGAGCTGCCGCTGCTGCACGCGCGCATCCGCAAGGCGCGGATGCAGCGCCAGGCGCGGGTGTATTCGATCAATCCGGTCGATTTCGATTTCGCCTTCGACCAGGCCGGCAAGCAGATCGTGGCGCCGTCCGGCTTCGCCGCCGCGCTCGCCGATGCGGCGCTGCGCGAGGCCGTGCAGGGCGCCGCCGGGCGTGCGGTGCTGATCGTCGGCGCGCTGGTCGAGACCCATCCGCAGGCCGCCGCGCTGCGCGCCGCCGCGCGCGATTTCGCCGCCGCCACCGGTGCGGCGCTGTGCCGCGTGCCGCAGGGCGCCAATGCGGTCGGCCTGGCCAGGCTGGGCGTGCTGCCGCGCGCGCGCGATGTGGCCGGCATGTTCGCCGAGCCGCGCAGCGCCTACCTGCTGTACGGCATCGAGCCGGGCCTGGACTTCGCCGACGCCGGCGCCGCGCGCGCCGCGCTGGGCGCGGCCAAGGTGGTGGCGTTCAGCCAGTTTGCCTGCGCCTCCACCCGCGACGTCGCCGATGTGATCCTGCCGATCGGCGCGCTGCCCGAGATCGACGCGACGCTGACCAATCTGGACGGCGTCGAGCAGCTGGCGCGCGCCGCCGGCAAGCTGCCCGACCAGGCCCGCGAAGGCTGGCGGGTGCTGCGTGCGCTCGGCGGCGAGCTGCAGTTGGCCGGCTTCGACTTCACCGACCTGGCCGGCCTGCGTGCCGGCGTGCAGCCGCGCAGCGTGAGCCTGCACGGTTCGGCGCAGCGCGCGGCCGCGGGCGAGGGCATCGAAGTGGCGGCGACGCCGGCGATCTACCGCACCGATGCGGTGGTGCGCCGTGCGCCAGCACTGCAGGCGCATCCGCTCAACGACGCGCCGGCGATCCGCCTGCATCCCGCGCACGCCGCGCAACTGGGCGTGGCCGCCGGGCAGGTGGTCAAGGTCGGCAATGCCGTCGGCAACGCGACGCTGCCGGTGGTGCTGGATCCGCGCGTCGCGGCGGGGGTGGCCTGGATCGAGTCCGGCCATGGAGCGACGGCGCCGATCGGTGCCGGCCGGGTAACGGTGGTGGCTGCATGA